The genomic window taatactatagcaataaattaaatttataaagctttttaattttttaattctattatactattaaaattataatattttgaatataaatttctctctaaattattctaatagtatgaaattttatttactaactATTTTCTTTGGCAAAATagttagtttttttattacaggacctgcagaattaaaaaaaattattgagatAGAAATTTAGAATATTAGAAAGTTAGGCttagttattaaaattattgaaaaaatttaattcaacttaattagtttaaagctttatattatttatatatgtttatttatatatgtattaaaaatttccattgttaattaaaatagtattaaaaacaattagaaatttaatatactgtacttCCAATcatttagtaaatatattataataaataaaagatagttactatatattattatttatcaatttacattattttgaaaccttaaaattattttcttaaaattactttaattaaaataataattttattatctataagttTATACATAGGTTTTATAATTgctaaaaaacaaaatacaaatatatatggTAAGAACGCTTAAGTTTAAGCTAGTAAGTTGATAAAGACCTAAAGCTTTACAATCGATATTTATTGGTTAATGATATGAAGCCAAAAAAGTTTATGGAAATAAAACTTgattaatatagtaaattatatgttACTAGTGGAGATAAGACGTCATAGTTTCCTTAATTATGGAATCattatacatttaatactAAACAATTTGTTGGGGCCTTGAAGgctaaattatgatttaaattttacaaaattcgcgatttttttttatcacagAAAGTGATCggaaagaattattaaaactgCAGTCACAGCATGATCAATAATACACTAGTAgtatattcaaattaatttaggTTTCTCAACTTATAATCtacattcattaaaaatttccatatatagaaacttttttttgtaaattaagtTTCAAAGTATTTTTCGGCAATATGTTTCGTGTAAAATATGCAAATTGATCATCTATGGTAAAGCTTTAATGCAATTTTCGTCTTTTCGTACACCTTTACTTCTTTTACATACAATATTTTCTCAAGAAAAATATGCACGTGAAGAGAATTGCcttgcaataaataaatatggtgTGGCACGAACTATAACAATGGCTTGTCAACTTCTTTATAATGTATCAGAAGTAAAAAGAACAATGAATTATTTACCTGCTATCAAGCCACTCTATTACCACTTGAAATCTATCTATCACACTATCGCCTAAAAAATTCCCTTATTGATAAATAGAATGAGTCCAGATAATCGGATTCCAACTCCGAGTTGAAGTCACACcctattaatatatatatatatagtttgtACATTTTGACATAAAAGTCCGTCATTTGcgctgatattttttttttttttaaaaaaaaacctcctTAAACCAGCGATCTAAAACTCACACTCTCgtaaaaatttcctaattctcatataataaaagaaaacttaAAAATCTACAATGCCTTGTAATCCACTTTTCGGTAAAAATAAACCTCTACACCGTAAATTAGTGGTATTGGGTGACGGTGCTTGTGGTAAAACTTCtcttttaaatgtatttacaaGAGGTTATTTTCCACAGGTATGTTAAAGACTCCTCTTTCGACTGTTTTTAAACACTACTTTTCTTCGAAAGTATTCaaatagttttttaatattttatttccttctttttgcttttattagatatatgaACCAACAGTATTCGAAAATTATGTACATGATATATGGATAGACAACCAGCAAATTGAATTGTCCCTTTGGGATACAGCcggtaaattaaaattactcattattattgataattaacAATAGATTATTTAGAATGTAAGTTTCGAATTTTAATATAGGACAAGAAGAGTTTGACCGTCTACGTTCTTTATCATATGCTGATACACATGTTGTCATGTTGTGTTTTGCAGTAGATAACCGAGACTCACTTGAGAATATTGAATCAAAATGGATTGCAGAAATTTCTGAACATTGTCAAGGTGTCAAAATTGTCTTGGTTGCCTTAAAATGTGATTTAAGGGAGGATATTAATGTCGTAAGAAATATGCAACGATATGGAGAGAGACCGGTTTCTTATGAAGaggtaatttataaatacggagagttgtttgtttatttatttttacttatggctttttttttgaatgtatAGGGGCTAGCCGTGGCTCAAAATATAAATGCTTCCAGATATTTGGAATGTTCTGCAAAACATAATAGAGGTAGgtaatttggtaatttattatgtcaaaagatatatatatatattttgaaaaaaaaaataataatagttcttTATTATCAGGTGTGCGAGAGGCTTTTGAACAATCTGCTCGTGTGAGCATTCACGCAAGACCCAAAGGCGCGCCACATGATTCAAACAATGTGAGATGCATAATActttaactataaaaatttcGTCGATAACATACATTACAAGTATCTTCggaaatataacaaaaaatttaggacatttttattttactttattgtatttatcaTATATAGTTCTGGAGATTTCTTGTAGATAATTTTATGGGGGTGTAATTTTTCTTGGAAGAAACTCATCATTAcacaaacaaaatttttatatatttctgtGATGGGTTTATTTTCCGCTGGTTTATCCTTTTTCCTTTACCTTGTTTATCTAgcgatttttttctttccttcaTTAACATTTCCACTTCCATTAATCACTATTATTTTTACACCACACACTCTCCTTTAAGTTAATATAccattcattatattttgtaaCACCGAAAACTTGAAGTCGTTTTAAAGATTAGaaatctcaattttttttttaaattttggtaGCTGAGGAAAGAAGGTCGGGTTAATCATGAAAGACGTGCTGTTTGCTTGGAGAATGATTATGAATGATTATGGGAATATATAAGGAGGATGAGCGAACAAAAGATTATTTAGTAAAACTTTTGACATAAACACTTCACTAATGTGAAGTGATTGGGTTTATGAAAAgtttcaaatcaaaaaaaaaaatcaaaaataacattaaaattatacaaaaattattatatgtatatattaatgtatgagtatactgtatatcatatatattaaataaaaagtatttatcattaaataaatactatagtttatatagtttatataaaaatggataTTAGTATAACTGTATAAGAtatacattaaaatatatatatatctaataaaatttttttttgtatgcaTGGGCTTGCATGCATTATCTAAACGGGCAGTCAGGTACTAATACTGGAACTATTCGGCCGAATTTTTGAtttgcatatttattattttgtttgagAATCTtgaactaatatatatatatatatatttattttaaacaatgaGTGTTCCTacatattattacatatctacgcataaatgtttttttttatttagttatttatgGAATAGCATAGTTTTAAAAGatgttaattttgttattataactTACTGATAAGTAATGATACCTGATTTATTACGTGTAAATATTCTGAAATTTTCCGGAGAAACTATGATGCAAGGAAGTTCTCTGAACAGAAGATATGTGACATGTGACactaaatctaataataattattaataacaaaatacttttttaatgcTCCCTGCCGAAATGTAATTAAACATTTACGATATTTATCtcaagattataataattacaaataattttctataagCTAAAggtttattttctttgaacgacagtttaaatatattcatcataaataatttccttataatttggtttaaaaaaactattatgtTTTGTTGAAAacgattttaatttaattaatactataaattaataatttcatttttaattaatatacctTATATAATTtcgaggaaaaaaaaaaatgccaaaaatagttacaataaatcaatatatataaattattaataattattatattactatattttaaatattattagtataaaattgGATTTCTATAATTTTCCGGAACCACATCCTTCATTTAATTCTTCCTCTTCCTTTGTTAGACGAATTAAAGCAGCTTCAGCTAAAAGTTCACGTTTCGACAATGTCTTAGAACGATCTGAACTTCCACCAAGTATAAAAGATCCACCTTGCCATGCTTTCTCATCGACTTTTTCTTCTTCTGGAGGGTTATAAAATTCAccatttgatattttattacctCCTGATGCCGTCCAATccaaattaactaaaaaaaaaattattattattatttagtttgatataatattttttttataagattaaaataaattattgaatgatACTTACCAACTTCCTTGTTAAGTTGTCTGTTTAAACGatgaaaattatcatcatGTTCACCCCAAACATTGTGAGTTAATTCATGTAATAAAACTTTCCTAATTTCAGGATAATGTCTAAATCCTTCCATATCATTTGTACGTAatcttaatgatattaattgtccataatttctattaaaaccTAATATTGTTCTTTCTGATGGTGATAATTCTTGTAAAGTACCAACATTCCATTTATGTTTCTTCATTATCGCTCTAATTCCTTTATCATCCCTTaatctttctaatatattaCGTGCTTTTTCAGGTTCaggaaaattttctattacttCTATCCTATGAAACGTATAATCATGTCCTGATAAATCTTCAACTCTATTTACATCTTTATATGgctaagataaaaaaaaatattcattaataaaatattcgttaattagaaaatttgacaataataatttataatataattacatttattgcATATTTCGATCTCGATTTGTTGGAAAGTTGATGTATAATCTTAGAATCAGCCTTTTTTACAACTTGAATTTCTTCTTGTGAACTTCCCATCAATGTTACTTTAATTCCGGATTTAAAATTACATTCTCTAAACGTTTTCCCATCTTTTAAAACACctaaacatgaaaaaaaaacaataaaataaaaaatattttaaataaataaaatataaataaatttcttttttttacactattattttaaaaaaatccttacttttgtataataatttttgaaattctaaGGGTACACCAGTACTTTCCAcaagatattcttttaattcatgTATCGTATTATCAAGAGACCATGATTCCACCGGTATTATATTTCCTttgaaatttacttgaaatgaGACTggtttaaaggaaaaaaaaaatttatatataaatattataagttCATTTTGATTCATtagaaatgaattttttttttataaataaaacttacttGTATCTTCagacattttattattgttaataataaatagtacttaaattaatatactttctatgtaatttttttaaaaaaattaaaagacaaAGTTGTTTCTTTTTCCGCATTTCACATATTCACatacagtatttatattttactttgtGATTACAAATTCTATATTCTATTCACATTAGGTAAGATCTCCGAAACAACTAGATTTTTCGGTTGAAAATTACGTATGACGTAATTTATTACGTAACACAGACGCGTAAACTGAATTTCCGATCCGATTTGCATAATTAATGTATGGGACTATGGGGTGAACTGTGAagaattttaaacattttagataaatatttttttacatgtacAAATATACAacacataataaattaaaggaaaaaagaaaaagaggaATCAATCACatcttttattttgattttttccgTAAATTCAATTTATAGCTAACAAACTAAAGTAcagatataaatatatctttttcaTAAATGCTAAGTCAAAGGTTATTTGACAGCtagcaaaaaaatattaagattatttttttatgcata from Rhizophagus irregularis chromosome 8, complete sequence includes these protein-coding regions:
- a CDS encoding Rho GTPase, with protein sequence MPCNPLFGKNKPLHRKLVVLGDGACGKTSLLNVFTRGYFPQIYEPTVFENYVHDIWIDNQQIELSLWDTAGQEEFDRLRSLSYADTHVVMLCFAVDNRDSLENIESKWIAEISEHCQGVKIVLVALKCDLREDINVVRNMQRYGERPVSYEEGLAVAQNINASRYLECSAKHNRGVREAFEQSARVSIHARPKGAPHDSNNVRCIIL